One Peterkaempfera bronchialis DNA window includes the following coding sequences:
- a CDS encoding DUF948 domain-containing protein → MSVGEMAGLIVAVFWAVLVTLLAVVLVRLSRVLKETTTLVRGVSEQAVPLLEDASAALADAQQQLDRVDEITANVQDAAANAQALSSTVAATLGGPLVKVAAFSYGVRRAVARQQGVAGTAALRTAPQGDREAIAAIVRAEVRAATAPRRGGLASRIRRAVRG, encoded by the coding sequence GTGTCCGTGGGAGAGATGGCCGGCCTGATCGTGGCCGTCTTCTGGGCCGTCCTCGTGACCCTGCTCGCCGTGGTGCTGGTGCGGCTCTCCCGGGTCCTCAAGGAAACCACTACGCTCGTCAGAGGGGTCTCCGAGCAGGCCGTACCGCTGCTGGAGGACGCCTCGGCCGCGCTGGCCGACGCCCAGCAGCAGCTGGACCGGGTCGACGAGATCACCGCCAACGTCCAGGATGCCGCGGCCAACGCCCAGGCACTCTCCTCCACCGTCGCGGCCACCCTCGGCGGCCCGCTGGTGAAGGTCGCCGCCTTCAGCTACGGCGTACGGCGGGCCGTGGCGCGGCAGCAGGGCGTGGCGGGCACGGCAGCCCTGAGAACGGCCCCGCAGGGCGACCGCGAGGCCATCGCCGCCATCGTCCGGGCCGAGGTCCGGGCGGCCACCGCCCCCCGGCGGGGCGGGCTGGCCTCCCGCATCCGGCGAGCCGTGAGGGGCTGA
- a CDS encoding DUF6167 family protein: protein MRRIFWMAVGAGATVWAMSKANDAARRLTPTGLAGTAARGALDLGDAVRQFTGEVRAGMAERERELRTDLGLDGSAVLPAPPPRRAPAAPREPAVEYRAIAPAPGLPGAGPVRRLAPQQNRQTPAALETTSDPREAGLRGRRPRRGSTHNRKDH, encoded by the coding sequence GTGCGACGCATCTTCTGGATGGCGGTCGGCGCCGGCGCCACCGTCTGGGCCATGAGCAAGGCCAACGACGCCGCCCGCCGCCTCACCCCGACCGGCCTGGCCGGCACCGCCGCCCGCGGCGCCCTCGACCTCGGCGACGCGGTCCGGCAGTTCACCGGCGAGGTACGGGCCGGCATGGCCGAGCGCGAACGGGAACTCCGCACCGACCTGGGCCTGGACGGCAGCGCCGTACTCCCGGCCCCGCCGCCCCGGCGGGCACCGGCCGCACCGCGCGAGCCGGCGGTCGAGTACCGAGCTATCGCGCCGGCCCCGGGCCTGCCCGGAGCCGGCCCGGTACGCCGCCTCGCCCCCCAGCAGAACCGACAGACACCCGCCGCCCTCGAAACGACATCCGATCCCCGCGAGGCAGGACTGCGCGGCCGACGCCCGCGCAGGGGCAGCACCCACAACCGGAAGGACCACTGA